The proteins below come from a single Aegilops tauschii subsp. strangulata cultivar AL8/78 chromosome 6, Aet v6.0, whole genome shotgun sequence genomic window:
- the LOC109770272 gene encoding blue copper protein: MAGRGLLAAGLVLLAAVAPAYAADYTVGDSSGWASGVDYSTWASDKTFTVGDTLVFQYGASHNVAEVGSSDYSACSATNSIQSFSDQDTKVTLTKPGTRYFICGVSGHCSGGMKLAVKVAPAAATTPTPATSPDAPSATPSTPSETPSTPSETPSTSTTPAGATTAPSSSKSADSVGGASGVEARSVMGSLVGAAGLVGLALMG, translated from the exons ATGGCTGGGCGTGGACTTTTAGCTGCAGGTTTGGtcctcctcgccgccgtcgccccggcCTACGCCGCGGACTACACCGTCGGCGACTCGTCGGGCTGGGCTAGCGGCGTGGACTACAGTACCTGGGCAAGCGACAAAACCTTCACCGTCGGTGACACGCTCG TGTTCCAGTACGGCGCGTCGCACAACGTGGCGGAGGTGGGGTCGTCGGACTACAGCGCCTGCTCCGCCACCAACTCCATCCAGTCGTTCAGCGACCAGGACACCAAGGTCACGCTCACCAAGCCCGGCACGCGCTACTTCATCTGCGGCGTCAGCGGCCACTGCTCCGGCGGCATGAAGCTCGCCGTCAAGGTCGCCCCCGCAGCCGCCACCACGCCCACCCCGGCCACCTCGCCCGACGCGCCTTCGGCGACACCCTCCACGCCTTCGGAGACGCCCTCCACGCCTTCGGAGACGCCCTCGACGTCCACGACCCCTGCCGGGGCGACAACTGCGCCTTCCTCGTCCAAATCAGCGGACAGCGTCGGCGGGGCCAGCGGTGTCGAGGCCCGCTCTGTGATGGGCTCTCTGGTTGGGGCCGCGGGCCTTGTCGGCCTCGCCCTGATGGGCTAG
- the LOC109770270 gene encoding uncharacterized protein: MAATPASPQVHIESVQTGLPTRVVEPDRTRVIAVAAPPLPATALQRRLRAVFYYRGDDAPLEEGIWVKESLGEVLCFFPEMAGRLRRHADGSWEVKLNDAGVRYQQATVEVTMEDFLADKERARKEAALAPWVDVSAEDPDMCSLLFMQLNRFQGGGYAVGVSCTVLLSDPLSLARFLRAWARTHAEMKEQGKVAPTPMMQYMAYFQRPEICCKRIRSFPVDSVAADGVHAQTVLFRAAAGDPRALAAACIDRASEELGADRPSRFTLVVGPGDPARGATTVETSVTADGLKKGGAGHALEAADWGELGLEELTIRDLKPVHVSYRIVSGGDEGLVVVMPDGDGFLITATVPK; encoded by the exons ATGGCAGCCACGCCGGCGTCACCGCAGGTGCACATCGAGTCCGTGCAGACGGGCTTGCCGACTCGCGTCGTCGAGCCCGACAGGACGCGCGTCATAGCCGTGGCCGCGCCGCCGCTCCCGGCGACCGCGCTGCAGCGGCGCCTCCGCGCGGTCTTCTACTACCGCGGCGACGACGCGCCGCTGGAGGAAGGTATATGGGTAAAGGAGTCGCTGGGCGAGGTGCTGTGCTTCTTCCCGGAGATGGCGGGCAGGCTCCGGCGCCACGCCGACGGGTCGTGGGAGGTGAAGCTGAACGACGCCGGAGTGAGGTACCAGCAGGCGACGGTGGAGGTGACCATGGAGGATTTCCTGGCGGACAAGGAGCGGGCGCGTAAGGAGGCCGCGCTGGCGCCGTGGGTCGACGTGAGCGCGGAGGATCCTGATATGTGCTCGCTCCTCTTCATGCAG CTGAACCGGTTCCAGGGCGGGGGATACGCCGTCGGCGTGAGCTGCACGGTGCTGCTGTCCGACCCGCTGTCGCTGGCGAGGTTCCTCCGGGCGTGGGCGCGCACGCACGCCGAGATGAAGGAGCAGGGCAAGGTCGCCCCCACGCCCATGATGCAGTACATGGCCTACTTCCAGCGCCCGGAGATCTGCTGCAAGCGCATCAGGTCCTTCCCCGTCGACTCCGTCGCCGCCGACGGCGTCCACGCCCAGACCGTGCTCTTCAGGGCCGCGGCCGGCGACCCCCGCGCGCTCGCGGCGGCCTGCATCGACCGGGCGAGCGAGGAGCTCGGGGCGGACAGGCCGTCGCGCTTCACGCTCGTCGTCGGCCCCGGAGACCCCGCCCGCGGGGCGACGACCGTCGAGACGTCGGTCACGGCGGACGGCCTGAAGAAGGGCGGCGCCGGCCACGCGCTGGAAGCGGCGGACTGGGGCGAGCTGGGGCTGGAGGAGCTGACTATCAGGGACCTCAAGCCCGTGCATGTGTCGTACAGAATCGTGTCGGGCGGAGACGAAGGGCTCGTCGTCGTCATGCCCGACGGCGATGGTTTCCTCATCACGGCCACCGTTCCCAAGTAG